The Cryptomeria japonica chromosome 9, Sugi_1.0, whole genome shotgun sequence DNA segment atTTGTGAATGCGTAAGGATGGGTAGAGGCCTTTGAAATCCCTTCACTAAATCTTAGGGAATTGAACTCCTTGACATCATTCCCCCACAAATTTATATCATGGTACACCATAATTGATTTTAGCATAAGCTTTATGCCAGCTGGGATAGTCAAATTTCCTAATTGCATCTTTTTGTAAACCTTTCTTGGTAAAACTATTGTTGGAGGATAAAGCCTCAACACCTCATAAAAAATCATGTTCACCTGGTAAATAATACCAAATCATTTCAAAGTTTATTCTCTTTGGCAAAGATATGGAATTATGATAGTCCTAAGTTAGccccacaaaaacaaaaacaaatcttACTAGTTTTAGACAAGACAGGGAATTGAATTTTGGAATCTTTCTTGAAGATATGAAGCACTTCCTTCCTTGCTTGATCTTGCCAATCCATGTGCATTCCTAACACAATGAGTGTCCATGTAAGTAAATTGGCAGTAGTCTCACTCCCTGCAGTAAAGAAAGTCTCGCACTCATTAACCATCTCTTCAAGAGAtaacctcaaaaaattctttttgTCCTTGAATTCATTCTTGTAAGCATCCATCATATATTGTAAAACCTTGGCCCATTATATAGGAAGTTATGACTCGTTTTGAAGAGATTTTatagaaaaggaaaaaaatgatcTTTGGagactaaattttatttttttatttttttgcgtaaaatatattttgttttgtaTGTTTCTTGTGcttgatattattttttattttttgaatattttcttgtAAAAGTTTTGAAGTTTCTAGATTGTCATTCTTAAAAATAGTTGTATTTCTctatatttaattaagttaatttctattaaaatttttaatttaattcatATTCTTTTATTCACAGGAgtttacaaattttattttatatatataaaaaaaaacttacCCCAACAAATCAATTctacaaaatataaataataatacttGGTAAATAAAATTTACTTTCATTTTGATCATAGCTAATTAACAAAGTACTTATTTTCTATAATAAAATCCatgataatttaaattatttagtaGATTTGGAGGATAAATTTCATGAAGAATTATAATTATTTGAATGGAATCTACCTTAGAATGAATAGTTGACAAAATAGATATTGGCCTCCTTATAGAAGAGAATTTTTAATGTTTTAGGTCCTAGAATATATATTGAATAAGGTGAGGTTGCCAAATGAATAATAAAAACTAGAAAGGAGAGAAATGATAATTTAAAAAGGTTAATGGTTTGACATGTATGGGACCTTGAATAACATTCAAGAATTCATAACAAAAATTTGACATGATTTCTATGACTATCAAGGTTTCATGAATTAGGCTCAATTAGAAAAGGTAATAGAGGAAGGGTCATTGGGACTTGATGTTACATTGATTAACAAGCACATGTAGATGAGGATCTCGTATTGGGATTTTGAAAATTAATTGATCAAATATCTCGAGGCACTCTCCGAAGTGTTGTATCTTTACATATCTCCTAATGTGCACTTCAgagattcaaatgaattgaaccAAGGTGATGTTAAAGAATCAATTGATAAATTCAAACAATATCAAGAATAGATTTACAAcactaaaaataaaataactaaaattGGAGATAATTAAGTTGGAAATCCTTAAAAAATTTACATCACATCCAAATGAATGTTAATCTTTAGCCTTGGTGTAATGttgtataataattttcttttcaTAAAACTTGTGATGTTATATTTTGATGAGTCTAAGAGTATTTCCATTATGAAATAGTTGTATTATTTCTTTTCAACACTTAGGAAAATCCTAAACAAAAAGGTAAAAAATTATGAGAGAAATTTAGTGCATTATTTTGTTTATATATTGTAAAGCCTTGGTCCATTATATAAAAAATTGCATGGCCAATTTTGAGGAGATtgtaaagaaaaggaaaaatatgatcttttggataaTAAGTCATGAATTCAAATCAAAATTTTGTGCTTgaaataattgatattgatttttaattttttgaaacttCTCTTGTTAATTATTTAAAGTTGCTAGATTGTCCTTCTTAAAAATAGTTGTATTTATctataatgaattaaattaatttctatattatatttaatctattttacattttttattcccaactttttaatatttcatttttagattttataAATCTTATCAACAAAATATAAATAATGATGTACATTATAAATAACACTTTATACTTTCAATATATTGATAAACttatgtatttaattttattttttttaaaactattaaaatttgataaatatcaatttatttaccaacccttgtcaattttttttttataattttgtttcAAAATGCACTAGTTATAAACCCAACTAAATGCCCCTCAATAAACAAAATGGAAAGACACCTTAATTTTGTAACTCTTGAAACATGATTTGAGCTCCATGTATCGGACGAAGAGTGAAAACCCACGTAGGGGCATGGATGTAGGCTagtgagatagagaaagagaaacgTTGCAAGATCATTATGAGTATCACCTTGGCTTCAAGCAATGCAAAATTTTGGCCAATACAGGTTCTAGGTCCTAACCCAAAACTTGTGAATGCAATAGGATGGGTAGAGGCCTTTGAAATACCTTCACTAAACCTTAGGGGATTGAACTCCTCCGAATCTTTCCCCCATAGCTCTACATCATGGTGCACCGTAATTGTTGGTAGTACAAGTTCTACATCTGTTGGGATAGTCAAATTTCCTAGTTGCATATTTTTGCAAGTCTTTCTTGTTGAAACAATTCCTGGAGGGTAAAGCCTGAACACCTCATACAAAATCATGTTCACCTAACAAACATTAGAAACCATTTCATGTTTTATATGCTTTGGCAAAGATATGTAATTGTAATAATCCCAATTCACtagagaaaaaaggaaaaaagaaacaaaacaaaacaaaagattAAAATTCTTACTAGTTTTAGGCGAGAGATGGCATCAAATTTTGGAATTTCTTTATTGAATATATTAAGCACTTCCTCCCTTGCTTTATCTTGCCAATCAATGTGCATTCCTAATAGAATGAGTGTCCATGTAAGTAAAGTGGTAGTAGCCTCACTCCCTGCAATAAAGAAAGTTTTGCACTCATCAACCATGTTTTGAAGAGATAAGCTCAGAAAATTCTTTTTGTCCTTCAATTTGTTCTTATAAGCATCCATCATCAGGCCCAAAAGATCAATTCCATAGCTATCACATTTCCTCATGTCAACGTTCTTCTTACGATTAAAGATCATTTCTGTCAATGATTTTTGATTCTTCATATCTAACTTTCTAGACCTCAAATTACTTGAAATAGGCATAAACcttccaaaaattaaaaaacaatagtaagaaaaatattttacatttaaaatatgaaaatgaaaatgttaacTCAATGTCCACCATACTCATACTCAATGAAAATACCTTAATCATAGAAATATGAATTATTCATACACGGAGATGCCCAATAATGTTTTTTCTACAATTTAAGAAAAGGTACCATGTACAAGAAGAAAGGAGGTACTATACTACCTGGAACCTGGGAAATTTATTTTCCCACAACTTTGACCAGCGAGAATGGTCAATTCAGCTAGCATGTGAAATATATGTTTTCCTTCCTCAAAACTAGACCCAAAAGTTGTCCGGGCTATCACATCTGCAGTAATGCATCGAAATTCTTCTGAGACCTCAATTTCTTTCATACCGTCTGCAATTGCATTTCCCCATTTCTCCAACATTTTTGCGGTGCTCGCTGCCACCACTGGAACCATTGTCTGACACAAATCTCCCAATTAGCTCTCTACATATACTTTGAATTCCAAAAACTATATATATGATAACAGAATAAAACATCCTGGTCTGACTGATCTTAAGATGATGATTAGTTTTCTTGAGTTCGATAGATCATATTTACAGAGACAAGGAGACCCACTTAAAAAAACGGTGAATATAAACTCACCTTCAAACTTTCTAAATGAAAGGCCGGATTGCGAAGCCTTCTTTGGCGAGCCCATTTCTCTCCATTGGAGCTTGCAAGGCCATAACCAAGTAAGCGTTTCAATTCAATATTGAGCTCAGGTTTCTCGCAATGCCCAAACTTGTTGGACAGAATCTGCTCCATTATCTCTGGGTCATCAACAACAATCCTTGCCTGTGTGCCCATCCAATACACATATATCCTGCCTAATCACACCAGGGAACAAGATTTTATTAGTATTATCAGAATTTTACAATTTATACAGTTGTCATTACAATTTATACAGTTGTCATTGTTATTTCTGAATTCAATTGTGTTAGATTTTTTCATCTTTGAactttctatcatcataataatagATCACAAACACGAATGATTGAAAACATTGACGATAAAAATCTCACACAATCGAATAAAAATACAATTGCCCCCcccaaaaatttttttttttttttttcctacctGCAATAATCATAActaaattaattcttcatcaaaattagaaaaaagaAAACATAAGGTGGTGTTGCAGGAATTTTCACCAGATTTTTTCACCCACACATCAATATGTGGAAGGACAAGATGTGTGATATCGTGGGGTGTGATCTTTGAGGAAGTCGACTTGGCGTGCTTCCTCATTTCGAGTAATTCTTTGATGCTTCCATACAACAGCTTGTATGGGGGTCCATCAATGCCCTGATTTCGAAGGAACTTCTCTGTACGAAGAGGCACCCACCATATTTTCATCACAATATTCACCAATACAGCCGTCAATATGACACCCACAAAGCTTAAAACCGGCCATAAGGAAAGATTCAGATCCATTTCTATGTTGCAGAAAACTTATTTTTCTACAACTCAAGGGCTCCTTTGTGTTAATAGGAATCGAGATTCGCCTTCTATAAATAACCATTCTGCTTCATTTTATTAAAAAGAATTCCTGAATTTATAAATCTATATCCAATGTCAAGTGCTAATGAACAGGGGGGAAAgtaataatacaacaatgaaaggGACGAATGGCTCAATGCATGCTTGGCATATTTTAGTGCGAGTTGTATTTTGGATGTTGTTAAATGTCTGGAGCGATGTAATCTTTCTGTCTTTCGTAATCACCGTCTCATTTCTTGAATATCACACTCATTATATGAATAACAGCAGTAGTAAATTGCGTGAATATCAAAGGAGAAATGTTCAAGGGCATATTTAATGTATTACCCTACAACAGAAGTTTGGAACGTCGCTTTGGTCGGCACTTGTTCTTTTCAGGATAAGATTCGAACGCCATCTCATTATAGAGTAGGGCCCTTCATGTTGTAGTGGGCTTTCCTATTTTATTTATTAAGTGGAATGCATAGGAAAAAGAAATCCAAATTTGGGACCTCTCTTATGGGCACTTTGGATCTTGTTGATGCATGGGTAAATCATATGATTGGGACCCACCTTCTCTTCCTTTTGTTTTATTACGATTGTATACTTGCTTATTGTAattatgttattatatttttttctaggtgtatgcgggaaaaacgggttgatagaactcaaaatgcgaaaaacggagctctatggagccttgcacacacactcacaggacttcttggtgcaagctatggagtaatgaagcaTCACTCAGCTTcgcaaggtgggtcccatggttctctatcttacacggtccctcaaaccaatgtttttgctctcaaatcactgagcaaaatggtttagggatgacaaatgcaagaacaagggatgttttttgttgatttaatatgagatgcatcctaagctatgcatgattctagaaatgcaataaactaattataagatgacaaggttagtaaacaaactatcctagcatactatattagttaatgatttaagctaatgataatagaaatactctaaaatgcatattagattaatttctattttaaagagaggctaaatgatgagcatatatgaaatgagagctTGAAtgtaatttgagcataagtgtgatattaCAAACTTGGAttctgaaaatggaggaatgagagctctatttatagcaaaaatagggcaatggatggtcaggattgaaagagttgatcaagggttgagtttgaaagttgggaatctatGTTTGCAACTTGTAcgaatgaaatgatgacaattgtcaacatagggttgggttgagagaaggggttggaggcattaaatgcctgagaagaccttatggttatctagagggtaagggtcgagcttaagttaagattacccattggattaagagttaatccaaggataaactcttgtgcaaatgattaaggaataaccatggtcaaagcaatgaatgcttgaagagacccttaggttggatgaaggttaagttaggcaaaaagtctctaaccatgtaagagggttgaattaaccattaatggtttgggagactttggaaaattaagtggttgaagacttgaagcctttaatggttatcaaagactttaagggtttgagaagtgacttccctttgtttagggatgtgacaaagtttagaagatgggttaggttaatttagaagtgattagaagggtctagaagaaatttaggaataggttttagaatgcaagtgggagatgtaggaaaatgcaagtggatggagggataataggatttaattgaaataaagttaatttaattcaatttggttgcaatttggggaaattaaataaattagatttattcaatttaggataacttatttaattaaatttgaatttaattaaaagtggatagaagggatttaattgaataaaatgatttattcattaaatggtatagtgaatttaatttaaataaattgagtaatttacttaatttaaacatAAGAATAtgggaaatttaattaaattaaatttaattaaatagagaaatgaacataaaatattcatttaggaatatggtcatttttatacgtctacattttgctcctctttgaagtgacgtgtgtgcacgtgttatttcaaagaaaatgatgtgttatcgtgatttatgatcaaatacaatttttgtgttgctcttatgatttgcatatcgtgccccagatttgatttgatgcgtgatgcccctcgggagatgaatcaatattttgaaaattttgattggttttgatgatttgtgtgtggtgtgtatgattttgtctatgtgaaatatataaattgattcatctcccgataatttacagtttttagggtataagggagaccacgagcaaattacatgcccagttccctaaccctaatttcattttcctcctattaaaggggaaaagtgctttgatttgattcatttgtgcattgttgactttggagaaagagaatttggagagaagtcaaaatgcctattccgtattccaggcatcgttttgagcgcgttcggaggtacggGAGACCTgccacatatggaccaccagtaagtcaacacttttgacccttttttgattttttattttgtcatttttggtcatttttttatttttgaaattcggttttagcgGTTTAGCATGTCAAAGTCACAATTTAGCGCATACAAAAATTTAGGTAGCGCATAAAGTTTGAATTTTAGGGCTGCGTCCGAAACAAAATAGTGTAGCACATAAAAGTTCTCAGTTAGCGCATTGAGGGAAAGTAGTGCATGTCAAACGTAGGGTAGCGCGTAAGGTTAACAGGATAGCGCGTGAgtaagacctagcgcataggggtcacaggggttcgcatgggtaaggggttttagcacgtagggtagacctagcgcatagggtcaaataggtagcgtcagcgaggtataggttagcgcataaagaggttttagcacatagggtaggttgggtggcaCATTGGGGAAAAAGGATAGTGCGTAGAAGcattctagcgcatagggtaaatagattagcacgtGGAGAAAACAGCTTAGCGCATGGGTAGATTTTAGCGTGTAGacaatctgttttagcgcatcaggaaaaattttgtgagatggggtgatttgtgaaattgttgtgttttgctgtcatggtttttattaatttatccaatatgagtgttgatataacttgttttgatttgcgatatttcaagttatgcatagatattaatgtgttggtttgatcaaagcatgatttgtttttgcactttgtttcaagttcaatgtgtgaagcctgatttgtgttacaagctgatatgggttggaaacttgagttgttttacaagctgatat contains these protein-coding regions:
- the LOC131072976 gene encoding cytochrome P450 CYP72A616, giving the protein MGTQARIVVDDPEIMEQILSNKFGHCEKPELNIELKRLLGYGLASSNGEKWARQRRLRNPAFHLESLKTMVPVVAASTAKMLEKWGNAIADGMKEIEVSEEFRCITADVIARTTFGSSFEEGKHIFHMLAELTILAGQSCGKINFPGSRE